The Cellulosimicrobium sp. ES-005 genome segment GGCAGTCGCTGAAGATCTTCAAGAGCGAGGTCAAGGACCTGCGCGAGGACGACGCCACGCCGCCCGCGGCGGGTGGCGCCGGGTCGTCGTCCGCGTCGACCGGCACGTCCTCGCCGACCGTGACCGGAGGGACGACGTCGCCCGAACCGGGCGACACCTCGAAGGGATAGTCGGTGTCACGTACGTCCCGTGACCCCGAGGGGCGGATGCCGCTCCGCGAGCACCTCCTGGAGCTGCGCAAGCGGCTGTTCCTCGCCGCGTGCGGCCTCGTGGTCGGCGCGATCGTCGGGTGGTTCCTCTACGAGCCGCTGCTCGAGGCGCTGCAGGCGCCGCTGCTCAAGGCGGCGGAGGAGCAGGGCAAGGTCATCAGCCTGAACTTCTCGGGCCTGGCCTCCGCGCTCGACATGAAGGTCAAGGTCTCCCTCTTCCTCGGCGTCATCGTCACCTGCCCGTGGTGGCTTTACCAGCTGTGGGCGTTCATCACACCGGGCCTGACCACCCGGGAGAAGCGGTACGCGTTCGCGTTCCTCGGTGCGTCGGTCCCGCTGTTCCTCGGGGGCGCGTTCCTCGCCTGGTGGGTGCTGCCGCACGCGGTCGACATCCTCGCCGGGTTCGTGCCCGACGGCGCGACCAACCTGGCCGACGCGCAGGGCTACCTGAGCTTCGTCATGCGCCTCGTGCTGGCGTTCGGACTCGCGTTCGTGCTGCCCGTCGTCCTCGTCGCGCTCAACGCGGCCGGGATCCTGCGGGCGTCCGCGATGGCCAAGGGCTGGCGGTGGGCGGTGCTCATCGCCTTCGTGTTCGCGGCCGTGATGACCCCGACCCCGGACGCGCTGACGATGATCTTCGTGGCGCTGCCGATCTGCGGCCTGTACTTCGCGGCACTCGGCATCAGCTACCTCCACGACCGGCGCGTCGACAAGCTCGACGCCGCACGGCTCGCCCTGTGAGCGCCCCGCCCCGGCCGCGCCCCCGCGGGCGCGGGGGTCGCGCGTGAGCACGGTCGCCCTCGTCGTCAACCCGACGGCGGGGCGCGGCCGCGGCCGCGCGGCCGGGGACCGCACCGCCGACGCGCTGCGCGCCGCCGGGCACGCCGTCGTCGACCTCAGCGCCCCGAGCCTGCCCCTCGCCCAGGAGTCGGCCGACGCCGCCGTGCGCGGCCCGGGCGGCGACGGCGCGGGAGCACGGCCCGGGGTGGACGCGCTCGTCGTCGTGGGCGGGGACGGCATGGTGCACCTCGGCGTCAACGCGACCGCCGGGACCGGCGTCCC includes the following:
- the tatA gene encoding Sec-independent protein translocase subunit TatA; the protein is MGMLKPWHIIVLVVVILLLFGARRLPDLAKSVGQSLKIFKSEVKDLREDDATPPAAGGAGSSSASTGTSSPTVTGGTTSPEPGDTSKG
- the tatC gene encoding twin-arginine translocase subunit TatC is translated as MPLREHLLELRKRLFLAACGLVVGAIVGWFLYEPLLEALQAPLLKAAEEQGKVISLNFSGLASALDMKVKVSLFLGVIVTCPWWLYQLWAFITPGLTTREKRYAFAFLGASVPLFLGGAFLAWWVLPHAVDILAGFVPDGATNLADAQGYLSFVMRLVLAFGLAFVLPVVLVALNAAGILRASAMAKGWRWAVLIAFVFAAVMTPTPDALTMIFVALPICGLYFAALGISYLHDRRVDKLDAARLAL